In a single window of the Equus quagga isolate Etosha38 chromosome 7, UCLA_HA_Equagga_1.0, whole genome shotgun sequence genome:
- the ATP2A1 gene encoding sarcoplasmic/endoplasmic reticulum calcium ATPase 1, producing MEAAHSKTTEECLAYFGVSETAGLTPEQVKRHLEKYGPNELPAEEGKSLWELVVEQFEDLLVRILLLAACISFVLAWFEEGEETVTAFVEPFVILLILIANAIVGVWQERNAENAIEALKEYEPEMGKVYRADRKSVQRIKARDIVPGDIVEVAVGDKVPADIRILSIKSTTLRVDQSILTGESVSVIKHTEPVPDPRAVNQDKKNMLFSGTNIAAGKALGIVATTGVNTEIGKIRDQMAATEQDKTPLQQKLDEFGEQLSKVISLICVAVWLINIGHFNDPVHGGSWLRGAIYYFKIAVALAVAAIPEGLPAVITTCLALGTRRMAKKNAIVRSLPSVETLGCTSVICSDKTGTLTTNQMSVCKMFIVDKVDGDLCILNEFSITGSTYAPEGEILKNDKPVRAGQYDGLVEVATICALCNDSSLDFNEAKGVYEKVGEATETALTTLVEKMNVFNTDVRNLSKVERANACNSVIRQLMKKEFTLEFSRDRKSMSVYCSPAKSRAAVGNKMFVKGAPEGVLDRCNYVRVGTTRVPMAGPVKERILSVIKEWGTGRDTLRCLALATRDTPPKREDMILDDSARFMEYETDLTFIGVVGMLDPPRKEVTGSIQLCRDAGIRVIMITGDNKGTAIAICRRIGIFGENEEVADRAYTGREFDDLPLAEQREACRRACCFARVEPSHKSKIVEYLQSFDEITAMTGDGVNDAPALKKAEIGIAMGSGTAVAKTASEMVLADDNFSTIVAAVEEGRAIYNNMKQFIRYLISSNVGEVVCIFLTAALGLPEALIPVQLLWVNLVTDGLPATALGFNPPDLDIMDRPPRSPKEPLISGWLFFRYMAIGGYVGAATVGAAAWWFLFAEDGPHVTYSQLTHFMKCNEHNADFEGVDCEVFEAPEPMTMALSVLVTIEMCNALNSLSENQSLVRMPPWVNIWLVGSICLSMSLHFLILYVDPLPMIFKLQALDLTHWLMVLKISFPVILLDEVLKFVARNYLEG from the exons ATGGAGGCTGCACACTCCAAGACCACAGAAGAATGTTTGGCCTATTTTGGGGTGAGCGAGACTGCTGGCCTCACCCCGGAACAAGTTAAGCGGCATCTGGAGAAATACGGCCCCAATG AGCTCCCTGCTGAGGAAG GGAAGTCCCTGTGGGAGTTGGTGGTAGAGCAGTTTGAAGACCTCCTGGTGCGGATCCTTCTCCTGGCTgcctgcatttccttt GTGCTGGCCTGGTTCGAGGAAGGTGAAGAGACCGTCACTGCCTTTGTTGAACCCTTTGTCATCCTCTTGATCCTCATTGCCAACGCCATTGTGGGGGTTTGGCAG GAGCGTAATGCAGAGAACGCCATTGAGGCTCTGAAGGAATATGAACCCGAAATGGGAAAGGTCTACCGGGCTGACCGCAAGTCAGTGCAAAGGATCAAGGCTCGGGACATTGTCCCTGGGGACATTGTGGAAGTGGCTG TGGGAGACAAAGTCCCTGCAGATATCCGCATCCTCTCCATCAAATCTACCACCCTGCGGGTTGACCAGTCCATCCTGACAG GCGAGTCTGTATCCGTCATCAAGCACACAGAACCTGTTCCTGACCCCCGAGCTGTCAACCAGGACAAGAAGAACATGCTTTTCTCG GGCACCAACATTGCAGCCGGCAAGGCCTTAGGCATTGTGGCCACCACTGGGGTGAACACTGAGATTGGGAAGATCCGCGACCAGATGGCCGCcacagaacaagacaaaaccccgCTGCAGCAGAAGCTGGATGAGTTCGGGGAGCAGCTCTCCAAGGTCATCTCCCTCATCTGTGTGGCTGTCTGGCTCATCAACATTGGCCACTTCAATGACCCAGTCCACGGGGGCTCCTGGTTGCGTGGCGCCATCTACTACTTCAAGATTGCTGTGGCCCTGGCTGTGGCTGCAATCCCAGAAG gCCTTCCTGCAGTCATCACCACCTGCCTGGCCTTGGGTACCCGCCGGATGGCAAAGAAAAATGCGATCGTGAGGAGCTTGCCCTCTGTAGAGACGCTGGGCTGCACCTCTGTCATCTGTTCCGACAAGACAGGCACCCTCACCACCAACCAGATGTCTGTCTGCAAG ATGTTTATCGTCGACAAGGTGGATGGGGACCTCTGCATTCTGAACGAGTTTTCTATCACTGGCTCCACTTATGCTCCAGAAGGGGAGAT CTTGAAGAATGATAAGCCAGTCCGGGCAGGGCAGTATGATGGGCTAGTGGAGGTGGCCACCATTTGTGCCCTCTGCAATGACTCCTCCTTGGACTTCAATGAG GCCAAAGGTGTCTATGAGAAGGTAGGTGAGGCCACTGAGACGGCACTCACCACCCTGGTGGAGAAGATGAATGTATTCAACACTGATGTGAGAAACCTCTCGAAGGTGGAGAGAGCCAATGCCTGCAACTCG gTCATCCGCCAGCTAATGAAGAAGGAATTCACCCTGGAGTTCTCCCGAGACAGAAAGTCCATGTCTGTCTATTGCTCCCCCGCCAAATCCCGGGCTGCTGTGGGCAACAAGATGTTTGTCAAG GGTGCCCCTGAGGGGGTCCTCGACCGTTGTAACTATGTGCGAGTTGGCACCACCCGGGTGCCCATGGCAGGGCCCGTGAAGGAAAGGATCTTGTCGGTGATCAAGGAGTGGGGCACTGGCCGGGACACCCTGCGCTGCTTGGCCCTGGCCACCCGGGACACCCCCCCAAAGCGAGAGGATATGATTCTGGATGACTCTGCCAGGTTCATGGAGTACGAG ACGGACCTGACCTTCATTGGCGTGGTGGGCATGTTGGACCCGCCCCGCAAGGAAGTCACAGGCTCTATCCAGCTGTGCCGCGATGCGGGAATCCGAGTGATCATGATCACTGGGGACAACAAGGGCACAGCCATTGCCATCTGCCGACGAATCGGCATCTTTGGGGAGAATGAGGAGGTGGCTGACAGGGCCTACACGGGCCGGGAGTTCGACGACCTGCCCCTGGCCGAGCAGCGGGAGGCCTGCCGCCGTGCTTGCTGCTTTGCCCGTGTGGAGCCTTCCCATAAGTCCAAGATCGTGGAGTATCTGCAGTCCTTTGACGAGATCACGGCTATG aCCGGTGATGGCGTCAACGATGCCCCTGCCCTGAAGAAGGCAGAAATCGGCATTGCCATGGGATCTGGCACTGCTGTGGCCAAGACTGCCTCCGAGATGGTGCTGGCCGACGACAACTTCTCCACCATCGTGGCTGCCGTGGAGGAAGGCCGAGCCATCTACAACAACATGAAGCAGTTCATCCGCTACCTCATTTCCTCCAATGTGGGTGAGGTGGTCTG CATCTTCCTGACAGCAGCCTTGGGGCTGCCTGAGGCCCTGATCCCCGTGCAGCTGCTGTGGGTGAACTTGGTAACTGATGGGCTCCCGGCCACAGCCCTGGGCTTCAACCCACCGGACCTGGACATCATGGACCGGCCCCCCCGGAGCCCCAAGGAGCCCCTCATCAGTGGCTGGCTCTTCTTCCGCTACATGGCAATTGGGG GCTACGtgggtgcagccactgtgggagcAGCTGCCTGGTGGTTCTTATTTGCTGAAGATGGGCCTCATGTCACCTATAGCCAGCTG ACTCACTTCATGAAGTGCAATGAACACAACGCCGACTTTGAGGGTGTGGATTGTGAGGTCTTTGAGGCCCCGGAGCCAATGACCATGGCCTTGTCTGTGCTGGTTACCATCGAGATGTGCAATGCTCTCAACAG CCTGTCTGAGAACCAGTCCCTCGTGCGGATGCCACCCTGGGTGAACATCTGGCTGGTGGGCTCCATCTGCCTCTCCATgtccctccatttcctcatcctcTACGTCGACCCTCTGCCG ATGATCTTCAAGCTCCAGGCCCTGGACCTCACCCATTGGCTCATGGTCCTCAAGATCTCATTTCCAGTCATTTTGCTCGATGAAGTCCTCAAGTTCGTTGCTCGGAACTATCTGGAGG GATAA